A genome region from Dolichospermum compactum NIES-806 includes the following:
- the ispF gene encoding 2-C-methyl-D-erythritol 2,4-cyclodiphosphate synthase: protein MNIRIGNGYDIHRLVSDRNLILGGVHIPHELGLLGHSDADVLTHAIMDAMLGALSLGDIGHYFPPTDPQWAGADSLVLLHQVHQLIREQGWKIGNIDSVVVAERPKLKPHISKMRDKLTAVLEVEPNQIGIKATTNEKLGPTGREEGICAYAVVLLVSGD from the coding sequence ATGAACATCAGAATTGGTAATGGCTACGATATACACAGATTGGTGAGCGATCGCAATTTAATTTTAGGCGGTGTTCACATTCCTCATGAACTCGGCTTGTTAGGACACAGTGACGCTGATGTGCTTACTCATGCTATTATGGACGCGATGCTGGGAGCTTTATCTTTGGGGGATATTGGTCATTATTTTCCCCCAACAGATCCCCAATGGGCTGGGGCTGATAGTTTAGTATTATTACATCAAGTCCATCAACTAATTCGTGAACAAGGTTGGAAAATTGGCAATATTGATTCTGTCGTTGTCGCTGAACGTCCGAAATTAAAACCGCATATTTCTAAAATGCGAGATAAATTAACAGCAGTTTTAGAAGTAGAACCAAATCAAATTGGTATCAAAGCTACAACTAATGAAAAACTTGGACCAACAGGCAGAGAAGAAGGTATTTGTGCTTATGCTGTAGTTTTGTTGGTAAGTGGTGATTAA
- the trmD gene encoding tRNA (guanosine(37)-N1)-methyltransferase TrmD, with the protein MRFDIVTLFPDCFTSILNSGLLAKALAKQIAQVHLVNPRDFTTDKHHKVDDQPYGGGVGMLMKPEPIFAAVESLPILPRRDVILMSPQGQPMNQPLLRELATNYDQLVVICGHYEGVDDRVLNLVTREISLGDFILTGGEIPSMVLINGVVRLLPGTVGKEESLKTESFEEYLLDFPQYTRPANFRGWQVPDVLLSGNHAAIARWRFQQQIERTASRRPDLLKLWEKEREQGAGEQGVREVGEVGEVKGEKYSCATDN; encoded by the coding sequence GTGCGTTTTGATATAGTTACACTTTTTCCTGATTGTTTTACGTCAATTCTCAATTCTGGTTTGTTGGCTAAGGCTTTAGCTAAACAGATTGCTCAGGTGCATTTAGTTAATCCTAGAGATTTTACTACGGATAAGCACCACAAGGTGGATGATCAACCCTATGGTGGTGGTGTCGGAATGTTGATGAAGCCAGAACCGATTTTTGCGGCTGTGGAGTCTTTGCCGATTCTACCCCGTCGAGATGTGATTTTGATGAGTCCCCAAGGACAACCGATGAATCAGCCCTTGCTGCGCGAATTAGCCACGAATTACGACCAATTGGTTGTGATCTGTGGTCATTATGAAGGTGTAGATGATAGGGTGCTAAATTTGGTGACTCGTGAAATTTCTTTGGGGGATTTTATTTTGACGGGGGGAGAAATTCCTTCGATGGTTTTGATTAATGGTGTGGTGCGTCTACTTCCGGGAACTGTGGGTAAGGAGGAATCGCTGAAGACGGAAAGTTTTGAGGAATATTTATTGGATTTTCCGCAGTACACCCGTCCGGCAAATTTTCGTGGTTGGCAAGTCCCAGATGTGCTACTAAGTGGTAATCATGCAGCGATCGCTCGTTGGCGGTTTCAACAACAAATTGAGCGCACAGCTTCCCGTCGTCCAGATTTGCTCAAACTATGGGAAAAAGAGAGGGAACAGGGAGCAGGGGAGCAGGGAGTAAGGGAAGTTGGGGAAGTTGGGGAAGTAAAAGGGGAGAAATATTCTTGTGCAACTGACAACTGA
- a CDS encoding type I restriction enzyme HsdR N-terminal domain-containing protein, with protein sequence MQVINFQSPQKYRPDIMFTNKDEEIILLVEVKAQKSETELNRQSAIYQLKTYLQNIKPDIPFGMLVDLEEINIFALNNDQEIENLISLRTNDILSNYDPEFPHKRIFDFYLETLIKSWLRDLSYHWNSDTPPAYNELAKIGLLPLLEGGHTYIQENLGADTLH encoded by the coding sequence ATGCAAGTTATCAACTTCCAGTCCCCTCAAAAATATCGTCCTGATATTATGTTTACAAATAAAGATGAAGAAATTATCTTATTAGTAGAGGTAAAAGCTCAAAAATCAGAGACAGAATTAAACAGGCAAAGTGCTATTTATCAATTAAAAACATATTTGCAGAATATCAAGCCAGATATTCCTTTTGGTATGTTAGTGGATTTAGAGGAAATTAATATTTTTGCATTGAATAATGATCAGGAAATAGAAAACCTAATTTCCTTGAGAACTAATGATATACTAAGTAATTATGATCCAGAATTCCCGCATAAAAGAATCTTTGATTTTTATTTAGAAACACTTATTAAATCTTGGCTCAGAGATTTATCATATCATTGGAATTCAGATACACCACCAGCGTATAATGAATTAGCGAAAATTGGTTTATTACCATTGTTAGAAGGTGGACATACTTATATTCAGGAAAATTTAGGTGCTGATACTTTACATTGA
- the cphA gene encoding cyanophycin synthetase produces the protein MRILKIQTLRGPNYWSIRRHKLIVMRLDLDNIAETPSNEIPGFYEGLVEALPSLEGHYCSPGCRGGFLMRVREGTMMGHIVEHVALELQELAGMHVGFGRTRETVTPGIYQVVIEYLNEEAGRYAARAAVRLCQSIIDRGRYPKAELEQDVQDLKDFWRDASLGPSTEAIIKEAEKKGIPWMPLPARFLIQLGYGIHQKRIQATMTNNTGILGVELAGDKEATKRILDANGVPVPRGTVINFFDDLEEAIEYVGGYPIVIKPLDGNHGRGITIDIRNWEDAEAAYEMARQVSRSIIVERYYVGRDHRVLVVNGKVVAVAERTPAHVVGNGKSTIIELIEETNLDPKRGEGHDNVLTKIELDRTSYQLLDRQGYTINSVPPQGAICYLRATANLSTGGSAVDRTDEIHPENRWLAQRIVRIIGLDVAGIDIVTSDISRPLRELDGVIVEVNAAPGFRMHVAPSIGIPRNVAGAVMDMLFPNEQSSRIPILSVTGTNGKTTTTRLLAHIYKQTGKVVGYTTTDGTYIGDFLVESGDNTGPQSAHVILQDPTVEVAVLESARGGILRSGLGFENANVGVVLNVSADHLGIGDIDTIEQLAHLKSVVAEAVFPDGYAVLNADDHRVAAMAEKTKANIAYFTMNPDSDLVRKHIQQGGVAAVYEHGYLSIVKGDWTHRIERAENIPLTMGARAPFMIANALAASLAAFVQDVTIEQIRAGLRGFRASVSQTPGRMNLFNLGKYHALVDYAHNAASYEALGSFVRNWTTGQRIGVIGGPGDRRDEDFVTLGRLSADIFDYIIVKEDDDTRGRPRGSASDLIVEGITQVKPNYRFESILDETTAINKALDMATDGSLVVVLPESVNRAIKLIKMRGVQEEIQPQQSVNNDSQNGIAPSSVVNTLI, from the coding sequence ATGAGAATCCTCAAGATCCAGACCTTACGCGGCCCAAATTACTGGAGCATTCGACGGCACAAACTGATCGTTATGCGCCTAGACTTAGACAACATTGCCGAAACCCCCTCAAATGAAATACCTGGCTTTTATGAAGGATTAGTAGAGGCACTGCCAAGTCTAGAGGGTCACTACTGCTCCCCAGGCTGTCGTGGTGGTTTTCTAATGCGGGTGCGAGAAGGCACCATGATGGGTCATATAGTGGAACACGTAGCCTTAGAACTCCAGGAATTAGCGGGAATGCACGTAGGTTTCGGTCGCACCCGTGAAACCGTCACACCTGGCATTTACCAGGTAGTGATTGAGTACCTAAATGAAGAAGCGGGTCGCTATGCAGCCCGGGCAGCAGTCAGGCTATGTCAAAGTATTATTGACCGGGGACGTTATCCCAAAGCCGAACTAGAGCAAGACGTTCAAGACCTCAAAGACTTTTGGCGTGATGCTTCACTAGGCCCGTCCACAGAAGCCATTATCAAAGAAGCGGAGAAAAAAGGTATTCCTTGGATGCCTTTACCAGCTAGATTCTTAATTCAATTGGGCTATGGTATCCACCAAAAACGGATTCAAGCCACAATGACCAATAACACAGGCATTCTTGGTGTAGAACTAGCTGGTGATAAAGAAGCTACTAAACGGATTCTCGATGCCAACGGTGTACCAGTCCCCAGAGGTACAGTCATCAATTTCTTTGATGATTTAGAAGAAGCCATTGAATATGTTGGCGGTTATCCCATCGTGATTAAACCTTTAGACGGCAATCATGGACGAGGGATCACCATTGATATCCGCAACTGGGAAGACGCAGAAGCAGCTTATGAAATGGCTCGACAAGTATCTCGCTCAATCATTGTTGAGCGATATTATGTGGGACGGGATCATCGAGTATTAGTAGTCAATGGCAAGGTAGTTGCTGTAGCAGAGAGAACTCCTGCCCATGTCGTGGGTAATGGCAAATCTACAATTATAGAACTAATTGAAGAAACCAACCTTGACCCTAAACGTGGTGAAGGTCATGATAACGTCTTGACAAAAATTGAACTAGACCGTACAAGCTACCAACTCCTAGATAGACAAGGGTACACCATCAACAGTGTACCACCCCAGGGAGCAATTTGTTATTTAAGAGCTACAGCCAACTTAAGTACAGGTGGTAGTGCTGTAGATCGCACAGACGAAATTCACCCCGAAAATCGCTGGTTAGCACAACGGATAGTCAGAATTATCGGCTTAGATGTGGCTGGTATAGATATCGTAACCTCAGATATTAGCCGTCCCTTGAGAGAATTAGACGGTGTAATTGTTGAAGTCAATGCTGCCCCTGGTTTCCGAATGCACGTTGCCCCCAGTATTGGCATCCCCCGCAATGTCGCCGGCGCAGTTATGGATATGCTGTTCCCCAATGAACAATCTAGCCGCATTCCTATACTTTCAGTTACAGGTACGAATGGCAAAACTACCACAACTCGCCTGTTAGCCCATATTTATAAGCAAACTGGTAAGGTTGTAGGCTACACCACTACAGATGGTACTTATATCGGTGATTTCTTAGTAGAATCGGGAGATAATACAGGACCGCAAAGTGCCCATGTTATCCTTCAAGATCCGACCGTAGAAGTAGCCGTATTGGAATCGGCTCGCGGTGGTATTCTCCGCTCTGGATTGGGTTTTGAAAATGCTAATGTAGGTGTCGTATTAAATGTGTCCGCTGACCATTTAGGCATCGGCGATATAGATACCATTGAGCAATTAGCCCATCTCAAAAGCGTAGTTGCTGAAGCTGTTTTCCCTGATGGTTATGCGGTACTCAATGCGGATGATCACCGGGTTGCGGCTATGGCAGAAAAGACTAAGGCGAACATTGCTTACTTTACCATGAATCCAGACTCGGATCTGGTACGGAAACATATCCAACAGGGTGGAGTAGCCGCAGTCTATGAACATGGTTATCTGTCCATTGTCAAAGGTGATTGGACACACCGCATCGAAAGGGCAGAAAATATCCCCTTGACAATGGGTGCAAGAGCGCCATTTATGATTGCTAATGCTTTAGCCGCTAGTTTGGCAGCTTTTGTTCAGGATGTCACCATTGAGCAAATTCGCGCTGGTTTAAGAGGCTTTCGGGCTTCTGTCAGTCAGACCCCAGGCCGGATGAATTTGTTTAATTTGGGTAAATACCATGCTTTGGTAGATTATGCCCACAATGCCGCTAGTTACGAGGCTTTGGGGTCATTTGTCCGTAATTGGACAACGGGACAGCGCATTGGTGTAATTGGTGGTCCTGGCGATCGCCGTGACGAAGACTTTGTTACGCTAGGTAGATTATCAGCAGATATCTTTGACTACATCATTGTTAAAGAAGATGATGATACTAGAGGTAGACCTCGTGGTTCAGCTTCAGATTTGATTGTTGAAGGCATTACCCAAGTTAAGCCTAATTACCGCTTTGAATCAATTTTGGATGAAACCACAGCTATTAACAAAGCCTTAGATATGGCTACCGATGGTAGTTTGGTAGTAGTTTTGCCAGAAAGCGTCAACCGGGCGATTAAGTTAATTAAGATGCGGGGTGTACAGGAAGAAATTCAGCCTCAGCAATCAGTTAACAATGATTCCCAAAATGGGATAGCACCTTCTTCTGTTGTTAATACACTGATTTAG
- a CDS encoding cyanophycinase, with the protein MPQLEVKSLEMRTPQATKTAVLVIGGAEDKVHGREILRTFFVRAGGNKAYITIIPSASREPAIIAGRYVRIFEEMGAEKVEILDIREREQCENPEIKASLEACSGVFLTGGDQLRLCGVLSDTPAMEIIRQRVRAGQLTLAGTSAGAAVMGHHMIAGGGSGETPNRSLVDMATGLGFIPEVVVDQHFHNRNRMGRLVSAIAAHPDRLGIGIDEDTCAVFERDGWLQVMGKGSVTIVDPTELTHTNEPNVSANEPLTVHNLRLHILSYGDRFHLYQRTVLPAVHRISS; encoded by the coding sequence ATGCCGCAGTTAGAAGTTAAATCGCTGGAAATGAGGACACCCCAAGCTACTAAAACCGCCGTACTAGTTATCGGAGGCGCAGAAGATAAAGTTCATGGACGTGAAATTCTAAGAACTTTTTTTGTTCGTGCTGGTGGTAACAAGGCGTATATTACAATAATTCCATCAGCCTCTCGTGAGCCTGCCATTATTGCCGGTAGGTACGTTCGCATTTTTGAAGAAATGGGTGCGGAAAAGGTTGAGATATTAGACATTCGGGAACGGGAACAATGCGAAAATCCTGAGATTAAAGCATCTCTTGAAGCCTGTAGTGGTGTCTTCTTAACAGGAGGAGACCAACTGCGTCTTTGTGGAGTCCTGTCCGACACACCAGCAATGGAAATTATCCGCCAGCGGGTAAGAGCCGGACAACTGACTTTAGCAGGAACTAGTGCTGGAGCAGCCGTGATGGGACATCACATGATCGCAGGTGGTGGTAGTGGTGAAACACCAAATCGTTCCCTAGTGGACATGGCAACAGGCTTAGGATTCATTCCTGAGGTTGTCGTTGACCAACATTTCCATAACCGGAATCGGATGGGGCGACTAGTTAGCGCGATCGCCGCTCACCCAGATAGATTAGGCATTGGGATAGATGAAGACACCTGTGCCGTGTTTGAACGGGACGGTTGGCTACAAGTCATGGGCAAAGGCAGTGTCACCATCGTCGATCCTACCGAACTTACTCACACTAATGAACCTAACGTTAGTGCTAACGAACCCTTGACCGTACATAATTTAAGACTACATATCCTCAGTTACGGAGATCGCTTCCATCTTTACCAACGTACTGTTTTACCTGCTGTGCATCGCATCTCTAGCTGA